Proteins encoded within one genomic window of Ranitomeya variabilis isolate aRanVar5 chromosome 4, aRanVar5.hap1, whole genome shotgun sequence:
- the LOC143764434 gene encoding uncharacterized protein LOC143764434: protein MARATLTPTIILLMVVREAVLQSSITTTAAVTTAATAATTPTIAATSTTDTIPTTTSTPTTATTLTTTPTTDTTPTTTSTPTTATTPTTATTVTTTPTTATTPTTATTPTTATTLTTTPTTATTPTTATTPTTATTLTTTPTTATTPTTATSPTTATTLSSTPTTATTPTTATTPTTTTTLTTATTLTTTITSTTAVTLSSCSIVNNGIVTGNFYLSVSPDVLISKNNYTVTITGSGNATVILQAKAGETFAGQWSNGNNTCSGGSPMFNIQLDSNTTLVAQWRSPENLCSVQISAFIKVNDTYKLTKTLTCAPTTAPATTRNAGSMNNPTVWCPDLIQTLIIFMITTLLLF from the exons ATGGCTCGTGCTACTCTGACACCCACTATTATTCTTCTTATGGTGGTTAGAGAAGCAGTTCTTCAAAGCAGTATAACTACTACTGCAGCTGTTACTACTGCTGCAACTGCTGCTACTACTCCAACTATCGCTGCTACTTCAACTACTGATACTATTCCAACTACCACTTCTACTCCAACTACTGCTACTACTCTAACTACTACTCCAACTACTGATACTACTCCAACTACCACTTCTACTCCAACTACTGCTACTACTCCAACTACTGCTACTACTGTAACTACTACTCCAACTACTGCTACTACTCCAACTACAGCTACTACTCCAACCACTGCTACTACTCTAACTACTACTCCAACTACTGCTACTACTCCAACTACCGCTACTACTCCAACCACTGCTACTACTCTAACTACTACTCCAACTACTGCTACTACTCCAACTACCGCTACTTCTCCAACCACTGCTACTACTTTATCTAGTACTCCAACTACCGCTACTACTCCAACTACCGCTACTACACCAACTACCACTACTACTCTAACTACTGCTACCACTCTAACTACTACTATAACTAGCACTACGGCAGTAACTCTTTCTTCTTGTAGCATTGTGAACAATGGCATAGTTACTGGTAATTTCTACCTTTCTGTTTCTCCAGACGTTCTAATCAGTAAGAATAACTATACTG TAACAATTACCGGAAGCGGAAATGCAACAGTGATCTTACAAGCTAAAGCTGGCGAGACTTTTGCTGGTCAGTGGTCCAATGGAAATAACACATGTAGCGGAGGATCACCGATGTTTAATATTCAGCTTGATTCAAATACTACACTGGTTGCACAGTGGAGATCGCCCGAAAATCTCTGTTCTGTTCAGATCAG TGCCTTCATTAAAGTAAATGACACCTACAAGCTTACAAAAACACTGACTTGTG CTCCGACGACAGCTCCTGCGACCACCAGAAATGCAGGATCTATGAATAATCCTACGGTTTGGTGTCCTGACCTGATCCAGACTCTCATTATATTCATGATCACTACTTTACTTCTATTTTAA